Proteins found in one Oncorhynchus gorbuscha isolate QuinsamMale2020 ecotype Even-year linkage group LG15, OgorEven_v1.0, whole genome shotgun sequence genomic segment:
- the LOC123997225 gene encoding protein PRRC2C-like — protein sequence MSEKSGQSTKAKDGKTKYATLSLFNTYKGKSLETQKTAVAARHGLQSLGKVAVSRRMPPPANLPSLKAENKGNDPNVNIVPKDGSGWASRPEGGDERQSDTPPPQPNPGPPQPPEVSSSIGCSRSWANSKPPPPQLDGGAPRVSSQFHQEFPSLQAAGESEKGEGQEEEPYGPGPSLRPQNVGSWREGGGKNLTTSASLSEMDSCGPEEGGAALSTPSPPGEVEERGRVPPNEKKEVRERLPLSAKPAPLSSQPKLQPPSVPAQPKLNGGQQAPAGVPPQFHTQFRGMMPPYMFNAYPRMPFTPVPGNIRYPVPQDGARRVRPQHGPPQAWIKDPDRPSIISATELKELDNLDTEADEGWAGAQMEVDYTEKLNFSDDEENHAAKEKGENWEWIGKVERMRAQRPSDGQEGSKGSWVDGRDPRVLSLGSKGVYKTGPPQDHQGQLGGRSVGRGAPRVAKPPTIAPPAGEEECEAWRQKHKKQDLSEAVERARRRREEEERRMEEQRLTACAEKLKRLNEKLHPATDAKHSPAAETTNEETGAVCEDAPPLSVLPPVSNPAPSQPAPSSQPPNISAPLQDRESVEMERIEREGVERERIERERVERERIERERVERVEPSAKEESQFVPRQPSPPVQRPLSIPPEPRLGEGPLSEVSPLVEESQTERLTPMPIRDYFSTDESRVEEPVPLTLPLMDPLSGEDAPVAPLDLEGEVGAAMRPSLTSGYSKQFQKSLPPRFLRQQEQMKQQWQQQQQQQQQQGGGGGGAVSPSGGGAGGGCVAASQQQHRSLYQPVGPPHHQHQQHLANMGFDPRWLMMQSYMDPRIMSGRPPLDMPNMHPGPGRIPPKQIVRREPGDSSSSDSFDHLTRPIRDHSLPSEPRIVWGSDPYPQSEPLPSVTPPKGREDEDSRLDSGLEMERGLPAMYPSQDHNPLEPCGKSDLFRDSTKPLSGLGPGPEEAPEPLQTEMGPGGSPFEPVEPSLPTAEVESLGQAMLQRTISQGSSHSLKLDEPRFDSLHLGTKTLELQDPEERPGGEDIKASKEPFSQAAVTGDTPPADGLHKLEKPAPSKQKAELRWGGRSGAGRRDGPGGERPVRRSGPIKKPVLRDMKEEREQREERERHRERGEKGERPKKEERGGVKAASAAAAVSEGPRDRPHGEERDRPHGEERDRPHGEKERDRPHGEKERDRPHGEKEERDRPHGERDRPHGERDRPHGERDRPHGERDRDRLQGERDGKSEAPETEEPGKGLQRSRDIHAPIPASQDGKTDQLPTNDINPEPKLPSTKEPNLPPRTYRREERERDREREMERDRERDWPADGFRGRGRGEYYSRGRSFRGTYIGRSRGGRGRSRWEYPYQEPRSRSDFPAASGAAAFRCREESETRSESSDFEVMPKRRRRRGSDTDSESEGGRESASDTGASDREPSAKPPRPLRRDIPGEPRSGPHKPGFGPHHLGEKGGPRGGDEGRPKPGFLPRGDPSRRGRGGLYSRRGGARERGGPRSAPLRRPGTRESSSQWPSKPMETFRPEDTEPSSSRYDNWDHHSDRRPVRGDRDRQFEGKKFGEGGLQSSRDRERPRRPRPARPPRQDKPPRFRKLKEREAAVLAGGDTGPGPTSTAPVPALVPGPVPLSPTLSRAPGAPFTLPVDKDPKATDLTSDPALPDATPPTTSAVGTKSPDLSTQNSSDQANEEWETASESSDFNERREREERRGAREAASGNAQTSTPAPLPPQGSAPPSRTPTEGGMTPKREAAGPTVGRRSFSSQRPVERQNRWGNSGPKPGRGYAGGKGERRGGGKAGRRGAAPNPDSAPSGGGVRTGGKDPAGRRKDETKQKPKEKENALLQFDLNNYASVVIIDDHPEVTTLEDPQSNTTDDGFTEVVSRKQQKRLQDEERRKKEEQTTQHYGKKGSGEKGRGGSKLPPRFAKKQQQHQQQASQQQAQQASQPQPQQPSPPPQQPQPLLSASQLPTPSQPAASPQTLEGSVATLPPAPTPTTVDFTSKTPLPPVALLTQTHSTLGTELWENKVAGSIILPDVKKLGPISPPQPPSVSAWNKPLTSFTGTVTPEGVKPGSEGSVDLGMDCIQFGAPSSAGSTDSDGVPAMLEPGPDNKLPAPKEQRQKQPRAGPIKTQKLPDMEPVEPKEYKPGPIGKERSLRNRKAKDVRVGGEECLDGGIVPGGGTNRAVDSSPPNTDASVPELGGDIEGMITIPSAEYASSSKESVTDYTTPSSSLADSVPTGGSKMEESLVANVALPHPLPRREALQQSSSLSTVSPASVDLTLKMESARKAWENSPSLVEKSSPVTSSSPITSSYSSFSSASMPQIPVASVTPSTSLTGAGTYTTSALSTKTTTASDPPNICKVKPQQLQTGSMGGTSFSQLGCVAPLLPQQQQTPQVYVSQSAAGSAAQIPAFYMDTSHLFSNPHSRLAPPSLTQHQQQGYQPRLSQQQAAVQQIPIPIYAPLPGQHQHTHTHSHQAQLSLSTGPPVSQPQDLFSSSLQPYRSQQAFMQSSLSQPSPMMLSGPSLHSYPGVGGHDLGKPQSSLAYQQPSNTHTQHIPILFEPQLNQPSGMGGSQLIDTHLLQVWNKRQGMSPHSNLYSGQVQQHGQSSYYSNTQSPSSAMQQVQVPMPGSQLGLPNYGSVGSQPLLALPPTPTQAQPPSLSRQPPVSQPYRGPFGHTHSVMHPPSSKMCEMDLKLFGSGMDMKPGTTPHSARSTTPTSSPYRASSTSPSSQSSKMNSMLYQKQFQPSSAAMRITQHFPGQFNPQILSQPNLVSPLVRPPSHTQHANSFCGGMQRSPMGPPPMSPSLGGGLMPHPRPPPQQQQFPQMHLSHPPRGPLPPLAPRGPTGPRGNQAEQDLKAKQRAEVLQSTHKFFSEQLKAPSVSKPSRLDQGGCKPPLDILPPNHQTVVVVERPEPDKPSLSAGKPIRTGPIKPQAIKQEEGK from the exons ATGTTCAATGCGTATCCCAGGATGCCCTTTACTCCAGTGCCAGGGAACATCAGATACCCTGTTCCACAGGATGGAGCCAG GAGAGTCCGTCCCCAGCACGGGCCCCCCCAGGCCTGGATCAAGGACCCAGATAGACCCTCCATCATCAGCGCCACAGAGCTTAAAGAGCTTGACAACCTGGACACAGAGGCTGATGAGGGCTGGGCTG GAGCTCAGATGGAGGTCGACTACACAGAGAAACTCAACTTCAGTGACGACGAGGAGAACCATGCCGCCAAAGAGAAAGGGGAAAACTG ggAGTGGATAGGTAAAGTGGAGCGGATGAGGGCACAGCGCCCGTCAGACGGCCAGGAGGGCAGCAAAGGCTCATGGGTAGATGGAAGGGACCCCAGGGTGCTTTCCCTAGGCAGTAAGGGGGTGTACAAGAccggcccaccacaggaccaCCAG ggtcaGCTAGGTGGGCGCTCTGTGGGCAGAGGAGCCCCTCGCGTGGCCAAACCCCCCACCATTGCTCCCCCTGCTGGTGAGGAGGAGTGTGAGGCCTGGCGCCAGAAACACAAGAAGCAGGACCTGTCGGAAGCGGTAGAAAGAGCCAGgcggaggagagaagaggaggagaggaggatggaagaaCAGAGACTCACCGCTTGCGCAGAGAAACTCAAACGCCTCAACGAGAAACTCCACCCGGCAACAGATGCCAAGCACAGCCCTGCTGCCGAGACAACCAATGAAGAGACTGGAGCTGTGTGTGAAGACGCACCTCCTTTGTCTGTTCTTCCCCCTGTCTCCAACCCTGCACCATCGCAGCCTGCCCCTTCCTCTCAGCCCCCGAACATATCAGCCCCTCTCCAAGACCGAGAGAGTGTGGAGATGGaaaggattgagagagagggtgtggagaGGGAAAGGATTGAGAGAGAGCGTGTGGAGAGGGAAAGGATTGAGAGAGAGCGTGTGGAGAGAGTAGAGCCTAGTGCGAAGGAAGAGAGTCAGTTTGTGCCTCGCCAGCCCAGCCCTCCAGTCCAGAGACCATTGTCCATACCCCCAGAGCCTCGGCTCGGAGAGGGTCCCCTGAGTGAGGTGAGCCCTCTGGTGGAGGAAAGCCAGACTGAGAGACTGACACCCATGCCTATCAGAGACTACTTCAGCACCGATGAGAGCAGAG tggagGAACCTGTGCCGCTCACTCTGCCCCTTATGGACCCCCTCAGTGGAGAGGACGCCCCTGTGGCCCCCCTGGACcttgagggagaggtgggggctGCCATGcgcccctctctcacctctggaTACTCGAAACAGTTCCAGAAGTCTCTGCCTCCGCGCTTCCTCAGGCAGCAG GAGCAGATgaagcagcagtggcagcagcagcagcagcagcagcagcagcaggggggtggtggtggtggggctgTGTCCCCATCAGGAGGAGGTGCGGGTGGAGGATGTGTAGCTGCCTCCCAGCAGCAGCACCGCTCCCTGTACCAGCCCGTCGGCCCCCCTCACCACCAGCATCAGCAGCACCTGGCTAACATGGGCTTTGACCCCCGCTGGCTCATGATGCAGTCATATATGGACCCCCGCATTATGTCTGGAAGACCACCGCTCGACATGCCAAACATGCACCCTGGACCTG GGCGGATTCCTCCTAAGCAGATAGTTCGTAGAGAGCCAGGGGACAGCTCCAGTTCTGACTCCTTCGACCACCTGACCAGGCCCATACGGGACCACAGTCTCCCTTCTGAACCGCGCATAGTATGGGGATCTGACCCATACCCCCAATCTGAACCCCTTCCCTCTGTCACACCCCCTAAAGGACGGGAGGACGAGGACAGCAG ACTGGACTCTGGGTTGGAGATGGAAAGGGGTCTCCCAGCCATGTACCCCAGCCAGGATCACAATCCCCTGGAACCCTGTGGCAAATCAGACCTTTTCAGAGACTCCACAAAGCCCCTGTCAGGATTAGGCCCAGGCCCAGAGGAGGCTCCAGAACCCCTGCAGACAGAAATGGGGCCTGGTGGGTCTCCCTTTGAGCCAGTGGAGCCTAGCCTGCCCACTGCAGAGGTGGAGTCTCTGGGACAGGCCATGCTACAAAGAACCATCTCCCAGGGCTCCAGCCACTCCCTCAAACTGGATGAGCCCAGGTTCGACAGCCTCCACCTGGGAACAAAGACACTTGAGCTCCAGGATCCCGAAGAGAGGCCAGGCGGGGAAGATATAAAGGCCAGTAAAGAGCCTTTCTCGCAGGCTGCTGTGACCGGGGACACCCCTCCAGCTGACGGCCTCCACAAGCTCGAGAAGCCGGCCCCCAGCAAGCAGAAGGCTGAGCTGCGCTGGGGAGGGAGGTCTGGGGCCGGCCGGAGGGATGGACCAGGGGGAGAGAGGCCGGTACGCAGGTCTGGACCTATTAAGAAACCTGTACTCAGAGACATGAAGGAAGAGCGAGAgcagcgggaggagagagagcgacaccgtgagagaggagaaaagggggagagaccCAAGAAAGAGGAGCGAGGAGGAGTGAAAGCTGCCTCCGCTGCTGCTGCGGTGTCTGAGGGCCCCAGGGACAGACCccacggagaggagagggacagaccccacggagaggagagggacagaccccacggagagaaggagagggacagaccccacggagagaaggagagggacagaccccacggagagaaggag gagagggacagaccccacggggagagggacagaccccacggggagagggacagaccccacggggagagggacagaccccacggggagagggacagggacagactccaaggggagagggatgggaagaGTGAGGCCCCTGAGACAGAGGAGCCTGGGAAGGGCCTCCAGAGATCCAGAGATATACATGCCCCGATACCAGCCTCCCAGGACGGCAAGACAGACCAACTACCAACCAATGACATAAACCCTGAACCTAAATTACCCTCTACGAAGGAGCCCAACCTGCCCCCACGGACCTACCGCcgtgaggagagggaaagagaccgggagagagagatggaaagggacagagagcgagactgGCCGGCTGATGGTTTTAGAGGCCGAGGCAGAGGGGAGTACTACTCTCGAGGACGGAGTTTCCGGGGAACTTATATTGGTCGAAGTAGAGGTGGCCGGGGTCGTAGTCGATGGGAGTACCCTTATCAGGAGCCGCGCTCTCGCTCAGACTTTCCTGCCGCCAGTGGCGCTGCTGCCTTCCGCTGCCGTGAAGAGAGCGAGACGCGCAGCGAGAGCTCAGACTTCGAAGTGATGCCCAAACGCAGACGGCGTCGTGGTTCCGATACCGACTCGGAGAGCGAAGGAGGACGGGAGTCCGCTAGCGACACTGGGGCTTCAGACCGTGAGCCCAGTGCCAAACCACCCCGCCCGCTCCGCAGGGATATACCAGGAGAGCCCCGCTCCGGACCACACAAACCTGGTTTCGGACCCCATCAcctgggggagaaaggagggcccaggggaggagatgagggaaggcCCAAGCCAGGCTTCCTGCCCAGAGGAGATCCTTCACGGCGTGGGAGAGGGGGACTGTACAGCAGGCGAGggggagccagggagagaggaggtcctAGGTCAGCTCCTCTCAGACGCCCAGGAACTAGAGAGTCGTCCTCCCAGTGGCCCTCTAAACCCATGGAGACCTTCCGCCCTGAGGACACAGAACCCTCGTCATCACGCTATGACAACTGGGACCATCACTCTGACAGACGGCCCGTTCGAGGGGACAGAGACCGACAGTTTGAGGGGAAGAAGTTTGGGGAGGGGGGGCTCCAGagtagcagagacagagagaggccccGTCGCCCTCGGCCAGCCCGACCCCCCAGACAGGACAAACCCCCCCGCTTCCGGaagctgaaggagagagaggctgcggTCTTAGCTGGAGGAGACACAGGACCTGGACCCACCTCCACTGCCCCCGTCCCAGCCTTAGTGCCTggccctgtccccctgtcccctaCTCTCTCAAGAGCTCCAGGGGCCCCCTTCACCCTGCCTGTAGATAAGGATCCCAAAGCCACtgacctaacctctgacccagcCCTGCCTGACGCCACCCCTCCCACCACCTCTGCCGTGGGCACCAAGTCACCTGACCTGTCCACGCAGAACTCTTCTGACCAGGCCAATGAGGAGTGGGAGACAGCGTCGGAGAGTAGCGACTTTAACGAGCGTAGAgaacgggaggagaggaggggagcgcGGGAGGCTGCTAGCGGCAATGCCCAGACCTCGACACCAGCCCCCCTACCCCCTCAGGGCTCAGCACCCCCCAGCAGGACTCCCACCGAGGGAGGGATGACACCCAAACGCGAGGCAGCCGGGCCCACCGTGGGCAGGAGGAGTTTCTCCAGTCAGCGTCCGGTGGAGAGGCAGAACCGCTGGGGGAACAGCGGACCCAAACCAGGCCGCGGCTACgcaggggggaagggagagaggcgaGGAGGGGGCAAGGCTGGACGCAGAGG AGCGGCCCCTAACCCAGACTCAGCCCCGAGTGGGGGAGGGGTGCGTACTGGGGGTAAAGACCCTGCTGGACGCAGGAAGGACGAGACCAAACAGAAACCCAAGGAGAAGGAGAACGCTCTGTTGCAGTTTGACCTAAACAACTATGCCA GTGTGGTGATCATAGATGACCATCCAGAGGTGACAACCTTAGAGGACCCCCAGTCTAACACTACAGATGACGGCTTCACTGAGGTGGTCTCACGTAAACAACAGAAACGACTACAggacgaggagaggaggaagaaagaggagcaGACTACACag CACTATGGAAAGAAAGGATCAGgggaaaaggggagaggaggaagcaaGCTGCCACCAAGATTCGCCAAAAAACAGCAGCAGCATCAACAACAAGCATCACAACAACAAGCACAGCAAGCCTCACAGCCACAGCCTCAACAGCCCTCACCTCCCCCTCAGCAACCCCAACCCCTCCTATCTGCCTCCCAGCTCCCTACCCCCTCCCAGCCTGCTGCCTCTCCCCAGACTCTGGAAGGCTCTGTGGCCACCCTACCCCCCGCCCCTACCCCCACCACTGTGGACTTCACCTCCAAGACTCCCCTTCCCCCTGTGGCGCTGCTCACGCAGACCCACAGCACTCTCGGTACAGAACTCTGGGAGAACAAGGTGGCCGGATCCATCATACTGCCTGACGTCAAGAAAC TTGGACCCATCAGCCCTCCTCAGCCTCCTTCAGTCAGTGCCTGGAACAAACCTCTCACCTCCTTCACTGGGACTGTCACTCCTGAG ggtgtgAAGCCTGGCTCAGAAGGCAGTGTGGATCTAGGGATGGACTGTATCCAGTTTGGAGCCCCTTCCTCAGCTGGCAGTACAGACAGCGATGGTGTTCCAGCCATGCTAGAGCCTGGACCTGACAACAAACTACCTGCTCctaaagaacagagacagaaacagcccCGTGCTGGACCTATCAAAACACAGAAG CTCCCTGACATGGAGCCAGTAGAGCCTAAGGAGTACAAGCCTGGCCCTATTGGTAAAGAACGCTCCCTGCGTAACCGCAAGGCTAAGGACGTCCGTGTGGGGGGGGAAGAATGTCTTGATGGGGGGATAGTACCAGGTGGAGGGACCAACAGAGCAGTAGATTCCAGCCCCCCCAACACAGACGCCTCTGTTCCTGAGCTAGGGGGCGATATCGAGGGGATGATCACCATACCCTCGGCGGAGTACGCCAGCAGCTCCAAG GAGTCAGTGACCGACTACaccaccccctcttcctctctggcggACAGCGTTCCTACTGGAGGGAGTAAGATGGAGGAGAGCCTGGTGGCCAACGTGGCCctgcctcaccctctccctcGTAGAGAGGCCTTACAGCAGAGCTCTAGCCTCAGTACTGTCTCTCCTGCTTCTGTTGATCTCACactgaag ATGGAGTCAGCCCGTAAAGCGTGGGAGAACTCCCCCAGCCTGGTAGAAAAGAGTTCTCCTgtcacctcctcttctcctatcacctcctcctactcctccttctcctctgcctccatgCCTCAGATACCAGTAGCCTCCGTCACACCAAGCACTTCTCTGACAG GTGCTGGGACATACACCACGTCCGCTCTGAGCACTAAGACCACCACGGCCTCTGACCCCCCCAACATCTGCAAGGTGAAACCCCAGCAGCTGCAGACTGGATCCATGGGTGGGACCAGCTTCTCCCAGCTGGGCTGTGTGGCACCCCTGCTTCCCCAGCAGCAACAGACTCCACAGGTCTACGTCTCTCAGTCTGCAGCGG gctctgCAGCCCAGATTCCAGCGTTCTACATGGACACCAGTCACCTGTTCAGCAACCCCCACTCCCGCCTGGCACCTCCCTCTCTGACACAGCACCAGCAGCAGGGCTACCAGCCTAGACTCTCACAG CAGCAGGCGGCTGTGCAGCAGATTCCTATCCCAATCTATGCTCCCCTACCGGGgcagcaccaacacacacacacacactctcaccaggCCCAGCTAAGCCTCAGCACTGGACCTCCCGTCTCCCAGCCACAGGACCTCTTCAGCTCCTCACTGCAGCCTTATag ATCACAGCAGGCCTTTATGCAGAGCAGTCTGTCCCAGCCCAGTCCCATGATGTTATCAGGGCCATCTCTCCACAGCTACCCTGGTGTTGGGGGCCATGACCTCGGCAAGCCCCAGTCCAGCTTGGCCTACCAGCagccctccaacacacacacacagcacatcccCATCCTGTTTGAACCACAGCTCAACCAGCCCTCTGGCATGGGAGGATCCCAGCTAATAGATACACACCTACTGCAGGTATGGAATAAG cgTCAGGGGATGAGTCCACATTCTAACCTGTACTCAGGACAGGTGCAACAACACGGACAGAGCAGTTACTATAGTAACACACAGTCTCCAAGCTCTGCCATGCAGCAG gtGCAAGTCCCTATGCCAGGCTCTCAGCTCGGTCTTCCTAACTATGGTTCCGTGGGCAGCCAGCCCCTCCTGGCTCTGCCCCCCACCCCTACCCAGGCGCAGCCCCCTAGCCTCAGCCGCCAGCCCCCAGTCTCCCAGCCCTACAGGGGACCcttcggacacacacacagcgtgaTGCACCCCCCCTCCAGCAAG ATGTGTGAGATGGACCTGAAGCTGTTTGGCAGTGGGATGGACATGAAGCCTGGGACAACGCCTCACAGTGCTAGGAGCACTACCCCTACATCTAGTccttacag GGCCAGCTCCACATCTCCCAGCAGCCAGTCCAGTAAGATGAACAGCATGCTGTACCAGAAACAGTTCCAGCCCAGCTCTGCTGCCATGAGGATCACACAGCACTTCCCTGGACAGTTCAAcccacag aTTCTGTCCCAGCCcaacctggtctctcctctggtgCGCCCTCCCTCCCACACCCAGCATGCTAACTCATTTTGTGGAGGGATGCAGCGTTCGCCTATGGGCCCAccccccatgtctccctctctgggAGGGGGTTTGATGCCTCACCCCCGGCCACCACCGCAGCAGCAGCAGTTTCCCCAGATGCACCTGTCCCACCCCCCTAGAGGGCCTCTTCCCCCCCTCGCACCTAGAGGCCCTACAGGTCCCCGAGGCAACCAGGCAGAGCAGGACCTCAAG GCGAAGCAGCGAGCCGAGGTGCTCCAATCGACTCATAAGTTCTTCTCAGAGCAGCTCAAGGCTCCGTCAGTCTCCAAACCCTCTCGTCTCGACCAGGGGGGTTGCAAACCCCCCCTCGACATCCTGCCCCCCAACCACCAGACGGTGGTAGTTGTGGAGCGCCCTGAGCCCGACAAACCATCCCTGTCAGCAGGCAAACCCATCCGCACCGGCCCCATCAAGCCCCAGGCCATCAAACAAGAGGAGGGGAAGTAG